A stretch of Pyrenophora tritici-repentis strain M4 chromosome 7, whole genome shotgun sequence DNA encodes these proteins:
- a CDS encoding TT-ORF1 domain containing protein: protein MFVTFMMNQFGITVKVIETDNEIFSVKPEVARWCRTRGIVLEPSAPDTQAQNGGAERSGGVVKEKGRAMRLDAHLPWDQWPEIARTAVYLHNRTPKYQNRWRSPYEMFFTAIAFQNGVVTSPRKPNLSHLRAYGCKAFAMTDDTKRGKGRLQRFDPKAWIGYLVGYRSTNIFRIWVPSIGKVISTRDVVFDEEVVYSGEHKEVMDNLMHSTTEEIAAWIRTIELPLDQIPHGKNLELSTKMRPLLERRKMGGSSMMRREGRDDDTGGYGLQSEETAYGKQGLDTSYGEHGVQTGAQREHGLSAGVPREQCDAGGYGLQSEETAYGKQGLDTSYGEHGVQTGAQREHGLSAGVPREQCDAGGYGLQSEETAYGKQGLDTSYGKQGLASGILHPEHRMLKEPWAAQSATIN from the exons ATGTTCGTCACCTTTATGATGAATCAATTTGGTATAACGGTAAAGGTTATTGAGACGGACAACGAGATATTTTCCGTGAAGCCAGAGGTCGCCAGATGGTGCAGAACAAGAGGTATAGTACTCGAGCCTTCCGCCCCCGATACGCAAGCgcaaaacggaggagccgaacgctcagggggtgtggtAAAAGAAAAGGGTCGAGCAATGCGACTCGATGCACATCTGCCGTGGGACCAATGGCCGGAAATCGCCCGGACCGCCGTCTACCTACACAACAGGACGCCGAAATATCAGAACCGCTGGAGATCTCCATACGAGATGTTCTTCACGGCAATCGCTTTCCAGAATGGAGTTGTTACATCACCACGCAAGCCCAACCTGTCGCATTTACGAGCGTACGGCTGTAAGGCATTTGCGATGACGGATGACAcgaagcgaggaaaaggaCGTCTACAGAGATTTGACCCGAAAGCCTGGATAGGGTACTTAGTTGGTTACCGTTCGACGAACATATTCCGAATTTGGGTACCATCTATAGGCAAGGTCAttagcactcgcgacgttgTATTCGACGAGGAAGTCGTATATAGTGGAGAGCATAAAGAGGTTATGGACAATCTTATGCATAGCACTACAGAGGAGATAGCAGCATGGATTCGAACTATTGAACTGCCCCTGGACCAAATCCCACACGGGAAGAACTTGGAACTTTCTACGAAGATGAGACCATTGCTAGAGCGCCGGAAAATGGGCGGCTCGAGTATGATGAGGCGGGAAGGAAG GGACGATGATaccggaggctacggcctacaatccgaagagactgcctacgggaaacaaggtcttgacactagctacggcgaacatggtgtacagactggcgcacagcgcgaacatggtctatccgcaggcgttccacgcgaacaatgcgatgccggaggctacggcctacaatccgaagagactgcctacgggaaacaaggtcttgacactagctacggcgaacatggtgtacagactggcgcacagcgcgaacatggtctatccgcaggcgttccacgcgaacaatgcgatgccggaggctacggcctacaatccgaagagactgcctacgggaaacaaggtcttgacactagctacggcaAACAAGGTCTCGCGAGTGGTATCCTCCATCCGGAACACAGGATGTTGAAGGAGCCATGGGcagcacagtccgcaacaatcaattaa